A single window of Flavobacterium sp. 140616W15 DNA harbors:
- a CDS encoding GNAT family N-acetyltransferase encodes MDFQITILTSKDAVSLHELMLSNTEQFKRYFPKTLAKNLTLEASERYILEKHQEIQLNSELTYAIKENRTGKIAGLIIIKKLNWETKQGEFAYCIGLEYQGKGWMSEAVSQISNYVFNELQLKTLQIISHKTNFGSIKVAKKCGFIWRKTLINEFTPTDELPLDMELYELTTR; translated from the coding sequence GTGGACTTTCAAATAACGATCTTAACTTCAAAAGATGCAGTAAGTCTTCATGAATTAATGCTTTCGAATACGGAACAGTTTAAAAGATATTTTCCTAAAACACTAGCTAAAAATCTAACACTTGAAGCTTCAGAAAGGTATATTTTGGAGAAACATCAAGAGATTCAATTGAATTCTGAACTTACATATGCAATTAAAGAAAATAGGACTGGTAAAATTGCAGGGTTAATTATTATCAAAAAATTGAATTGGGAGACCAAACAAGGTGAATTTGCTTATTGTATTGGATTAGAATATCAAGGAAAGGGCTGGATGTCTGAGGCCGTAAGTCAAATTTCAAATTATGTGTTCAATGAATTACAATTGAAAACATTACAAATCATTTCTCATAAAACAAATTTCGGAAGTATTAAAGTCGCAAAAAAATGCGGATTCATATGGAGAAAAACATTAATAAATGAATTTACTCCAACAGATGAACTTCCTTTAGATATGGAACTATACGAACTAACAACAAGATGA